TATTGCGGATAATCTTGTAGCAGGCGAAATGAATGTGTACTGATTGCCCATAAATAAAGTATTTGCCTGAAACCAAACACTACTAATGGCATTATATAAAACCTTATGTCATGTCCTGACTGGTTTCATGTTCGCGCGCTCCAAGCCCGGATGGAAGCCATAGTTCGAATAAGATAAATGCTTTACTCAGGTTCTCACCTCATGGAGTCCATATTACCAACCAGCCTTATAAAAGCTCATTGATTGAATGGGTATTAATGCCAGATCAACTGACAACCCAATATGCACCTCCATTTAAAGTAATTATATGTCAATCGGGTGGACAGCTCATTACAGGATAATAGCTGGCCCTTCGAATCTCTTACAGCTTTAGTAAGAGTACTAAACTACACTTTTTTAAAAGTATTTCAATATACTATTGAATGTTTCTATTAAAAAAAGCCCGCCATTATGTCCATATCTTCAGTGGCTCTCTACCATCAGCTTAGTATTCAGTTTGCATCCATCATATAAACCAAACCGGGCATAACCTGCAACTAGCAGCATGCCATAATCTTTCGATTCGGGAAAGGTTTGTGTGATTATCTATTCACTCATATAGCGCCACCGGGCATGAGCCTTGCGCCGAACAAAGAGCAGAGTACGAGGTGCCACTGAAGTTCGCGGGCCCTCGCTTTGGGGCGTAATCTCCTCTAATGTGGCTTGGCTACTGGAGAGCAGTACTTGAATGCGTAGGCTTGAGGAGCAAATAGGGTAGCGCAACAAGAGATTCAGCGCAGTTTGTATTTCTTTTTCAGTTGCCATAACCTAAGACTAAAAAGCTTATTGTTGAGCTACCAATCTCATGCCATGTTACTAAATCCACTATTTCACCTTGTACTATTCACATGATACCCCTACAAACACCTGCTTTTAGTTTGTATACCACTCAAAACAGGGTCATGTTGAATGTACTATTTCTACCCTGTTTAGTGTTCCCCCTATGTTACCTTTTTCAGAGTATATCATCTTATAGAGAATAGCTTTGTGTTTCACTTGGCAAATTCGTTATGCTATTACCCAATACAGGCATCCCTGATCAACTGATTAATAAAGAAGACACTAAAATCAGATATAGCCTAGAGGCACTACGAGGAGTAGCGGCATTCATTGTGGTATGGTGCCATGCGATCGAAAATTTTAACTTCTTAGATCCGCATTACTCGCCAAAAGGGGTATTAGCTTTTCTACCGCCTTCACATCTGAGTGTACTTCTATTTTTTGTTCTTTCAGGCTATGTGATTGGCCTTTCCACAAAACAGCGTCTGGCGAGTAAAGCAACTATTAGAACATATCTTAAGAAACGCTTCTTACGCATCTATCCTATCTATTTTGTAAGCATGGTGGTGGCGGTGCTAATAGCGCAGCCTTACCCAATAAAAACATTGCTTGGAAATTTTACACTTACTCAGGTTTTACTTACGCCGCTAGTAATTGAGAATGGCCCATCGTGGTCGTTGCACTATGAGGTCCTTTACTATCTTCTATTTATACCTATCTCCTTTTTTAGAGTTCCTCCTTTTCCAGCAGCTATTATCTGTATGTGCATTGGCGTAGCAAATATGTACGCAGCACCTGATGCTCCATTACTGAGCTCTTATGCGTTTGGATTCGCCTTTTGGTTGGTCGGCTTAGGATTGGCCCACTCTGCAAAGCATCTTCCGGATTTTCAAACCTCTTACCAAGTTCTTATCGGTATGTTACTGGTGCTACTCAGTATGTATCAGTTTAATATACTCGAAACAGTTACTCTCAAGGTAACGAGATTACTAACGGGCGAAACGTTATTTTTTAAGCCTGGTAAGCCTTACGAAACGCAAATCAGATTTAATGACATGGCGTTTTTGCCGTACGCAGCCGCTTATATATTACTATTTGCTGACAAGAGCTTCCCCTATCGTCGTATTATATTAATATGCTTGTTCGGGTTACCCGCCTTAACGTTCGGCTACTTGGCTCTACGTTTTAAAGAACTGGATTTGGCTTCTTATATCTTGGCCACGTTCTTTTATCTGATGGGTATCGCAGCAATGCTCGTCAAATCTGATGCGCTCGAACAATTATCTCAAAGACTAATGAATCCTTTAATTAAGTTAGGTAGCATTTCGTATGGAATGTATATTATACATATACCTATTCTGTTTATTTTCCACAGAGTAGAGACTTTCTCAGGTACAGCGCTAACTTATTGGGTGCGTTTTGCAATTGCTATTCCAGCAGTGATCTTAGCCGCCTACTGGTTAGAAAAAAAGTTTCAACCGAGGGTGCGAAGTCTTTTTCATTAAGAATTCACAAACAAATTGTGAAGTAACAAAAAAAGCCCCCGAAACCGGGGGCTTTTTTTAAATAACGTGGAGCTGCAGGGATTCGAACCCTGGTCCAGACAAGGAAACCGACGAGCTTTCTACGTGTGTATCTATGCTTGAATTGTCGGGGAAATCCGGGCGCACATCAGGCCTTTAGATCTCCCTTAGATGCAGTTGTTTTCGCCTGAGCATCACACCTCTGCCCAAACTATCCCTTTACTTACGACGTCCCGTGCTCACCCGTGAAAAGGAAGACGGATGCGGAACGATGGCATTACTTAGTACCTAGACTAAGCAGCCATGGCGTAGCTATACTCGCCATTTACTGTTCGAATGACTTTTTAACAGGAGATCCATTCAACTCCTGACACGCTTACTCGCGACCTGCACAAGCTGTCAATTCCAGTCAGCCCCAAATTAGAAAGAACGATGCCCGCGCCGAAGAGCGGGGTGCGAATGTACGCACATCACGGAGAAAACGTTGCTGGGGGGCTTTTTTGTTCCCACAAATTGCCCCCCAGCCCCAGTATAAAGCCCAATAATCGTCTCCTACGCGCCGCTAGCTCTTTACTTCATAGCAGAGGTTTTGGGTTGGAAGGCCGGCACTCCGGTTTGCCAGAGTCCGAAGGCCAACAAGTCGGCCATGGTTTCGAACTGCTTCTGCTTGGAGTCGCCGATGCCGTGACCGGCGTCGTAGTCGGTGAAAAACAGGATGGGCTTGTTGGAGGCGTTGCTGGCTTGCAAACGAGCGGCAAACTTGGCCGGCTGCCAGGCAATAACGCGCGGATCGTTGAAGCCGGCCGTAATGAGCGTGGCGGGGTACTTAGTTCCCTCCTTTAGGTGCAGATAAGCATCCATCTCCAGCAGGGCCTTGCACTCATCCTCCTTGGCTACGGTGCCAAATTCGGGAGCGTTTACGGGGCCATTAGGCGAATTCTCCATCCGGATGGCGTTCAGGCAGCCCACCTCCGGCATCGCGACGGCAAACAGATCGGGGCGCTCCGTCATGGCCCGGCCAATGAGGATACCGCCGGCGCTGCCACCGTTGATGGCGATGCGGCCGGGAGCGGTGTACTTGTTTTTAACGAGGTACTCGGCGCAGGCAATAAGGTCTTTCCAAGTGTTGGGCTTCGTGGCTTTCTGTCCGGCTTTGTGCCAGGCTTCGCCCATCTCGCCTCCCCCGCGCACGTGGGGCACCGCAAATACGCCCCCCTGTTGGGTCCAAAGCAGGTAAGGTGGGTAAAAGAAAGGGTTTGCGGAAATGGAATAGGCACCGTAGCCCACCATCAATATGGGTGCAGAACCGTTGCGTGGAGTACCTTTTTTGTACACCAACGATAAGGGCACCTGCACCCCATCGTGCGAAGGCACCATGAGTTCCTCCACGACCAAATCTGCAAACTCCGGGTACTGCGCTTCGGAGGAAATGGGCTCGAGTGTAAACTTCTTGGTGGCGGCGGTGTAGCGGTAGCGAGTACGGTCGGTGGTCCAGCCTACGGGCAGTATCCACAGGTCGGGTGAGTCGGCATTCTTGGTTTGTAGCGTAATGGTTCCGGCGGCTTGGGGCAGCGGAATACGCTCCACGTTTTTGCCCCCTTTGGCCACGAAGTAAAGCGAGGCTTCTACCCCATTCTTGGTGCGCACGAAATACAGTCCATCTTTCGTGACTTTGAGCTGCTCCATATCAATGGCCTCGTTAGGGCTTTCCGGCACCAGCAATTCGGCGGTAGCTACGTCGGGCTTGGCCACCGGCATGCGCATGATTTTCTGGCGGGGGCATTTTTGGAGGTTATGAAGTACACATACTTCGCGTCGGTCGCGAAATTAGTAACCTCCTGCCCAGGCTTAAAAAGTGGCTTCCAAGCAATTTTGGGCCGAGCAAGCTCTGCTACCGGAGCGTAATATATATGCTGATACCGATCTACGGAGCTGATAAGACCATACAAGAGCTTGGTGTCGCGGTCGTAATAAGCGTAGGGATAATCGGAGGGCCTGATGCCTAAAGTCGGGTAGAGTTTGGCCGAAAACACCGGCCGGTCCTGGCTGGGTGGCGTACCTACTTGGTGCAGCAACGACTGCGTGTTGAGGCGAGCCGTCGGATCGTTCACATCGCGCCCATTC
The window above is part of the Hymenobacter radiodurans genome. Proteins encoded here:
- a CDS encoding acyltransferase family protein — translated: MLLPNTGIPDQLINKEDTKIRYSLEALRGVAAFIVVWCHAIENFNFLDPHYSPKGVLAFLPPSHLSVLLFFVLSGYVIGLSTKQRLASKATIRTYLKKRFLRIYPIYFVSMVVAVLIAQPYPIKTLLGNFTLTQVLLTPLVIENGPSWSLHYEVLYYLLFIPISFFRVPPFPAAIICMCIGVANMYAAPDAPLLSSYAFGFAFWLVGLGLAHSAKHLPDFQTSYQVLIGMLLVLLSMYQFNILETVTLKVTRLLTGETLFFKPGKPYETQIRFNDMAFLPYAAAYILLFADKSFPYRRIILICLFGLPALTFGYLALRFKELDLASYILATFFYLMGIAAMLVKSDALEQLSQRLMNPLIKLGSISYGMYIIHIPILFIFHRVETFSGTALTYWVRFAIAIPAVILAAYWLEKKFQPRVRSLFH
- a CDS encoding prolyl oligopeptidase family serine peptidase; its protein translation is MRMPVAKPDVATAELLVPESPNEAIDMEQLKVTKDGLYFVRTKNGVEASLYFVAKGGKNVERIPLPQAAGTITLQTKNADSPDLWILPVGWTTDRTRYRYTAATKKFTLEPISSEAQYPEFADLVVEELMVPSHDGVQVPLSLVYKKGTPRNGSAPILMVGYGAYSISANPFFYPPYLLWTQQGGVFAVPHVRGGGEMGEAWHKAGQKATKPNTWKDLIACAEYLVKNKYTAPGRIAINGGSAGGILIGRAMTERPDLFAVAMPEVGCLNAIRMENSPNGPVNAPEFGTVAKEDECKALLEMDAYLHLKEGTKYPATLITAGFNDPRVIAWQPAKFAARLQASNASNKPILFFTDYDAGHGIGDSKQKQFETMADLLAFGLWQTGVPAFQPKTSAMK